A window of Diospyros lotus cultivar Yz01 chromosome 14, ASM1463336v1, whole genome shotgun sequence contains these coding sequences:
- the LOC127791101 gene encoding LOW QUALITY PROTEIN: omega-3 fatty acid desaturase, chloroplastic-like (The sequence of the model RefSeq protein was modified relative to this genomic sequence to represent the inferred CDS: deleted 1 base in 1 codon) gives MAKWFLSESGLDQLIRPLPQAFPKPRAGLSTQSYVGGFLNNPFSCAPTLSARERKCALQVSSRLKVGSVDEVDFDPGAPPPFKLADVRAAIPKHCWVKDPWRSMSFVVRDVGVVFGLAAAAAYLNNWLVWPLYWAAQGTMFWALFVLGHDCGHGSFSNNHNLNSVVGHLLHSSILVPYHGWRISHRIHHENQGHAENDESWHPLSAKIYNHLDGITRTLRFTIPFPLLAYPFYLWHRSPGKTGSHFDPNSPLFVPSERKDVITSTLCWTAMAALLVGLCFVIGPVQILELYGIPYWGFVMWLDFVTYLNHHGHEDKLPRYRGKEWNYLRGGLTTLDRDYGWISNIHHDIGTHVIHHLIPQIPHYHLTEATEAAKPVLGKYYREPKKSGPLPFHLIGDLIRSLNQDHYVSDDGDVVYYQTDPKLSGSSKSK, from the exons ATGGCGAAATGGTTCTTGTCAGAAAGCGGA TTAGACCAATTAATTAGACCCCTCCCTCAAGCCTTCCCAAAACCCAGAGCTGGACTCTCCACTCAATCATATGTTGGCGGGTTTTTAAACAACCCCTTTTCTTGTGCTCCAACCCTGTCCGCTAGGGAGAGAAAATGCGCTCTTCAGGTGAGTTCTCGATTGAAGGTTGGATCTGTAGATGAGGTTGATTTTGACCCTGGTGCACCGCCGCCGTTCAAATTGGCCGATGTTAGGGCTGCCATTCCGAAGCATTGCTGGGTTAAGGACCCATGGAGATCCATGAGCTTTGTTGTGAGAGATGTGGGGGTTGTTTTTGGCTTAGCAGCAGCAGCTGCCTATCTCAACAATTGGCTTGTGTGGCCTCTTTATTGGGCTGCTCAAGGCACCATGTTCTGGGCTCTCTTTGTTCTTGGCCATGATTG TGGGCATGGAAGCTTTTCAAACAACCACAATCTAAATAGTGTGGTTGGCCATCTATTACATTCTTCAATTCTCGTGCCGTATCATGGATG GAGAATTAGCCATAGGATTCATCATGAGAATCAGGGTCATGCCGAGAATGATGAATCATGGCACCCG tTGTCTGCAAAAATTTACAATCATCTGGATGGGATTACCCGAACTTTACGATTTACCATTCCTTTCCCCTTGCTTGCGTATCCCTTTTACCTG TGGCATAGAAGCCCTGGAAAGACTGGTTCTCACTTCGATCCAAACAGCCCATTGTTTGTACCCAGCGAAAGGAAAGATGTGATTACGTCCACTCTCTGCTGGACAGCAATGGCTGCTTTACTTGTGGGTTTATGTTTTGTGATTGGCCCTGTTCAAATACTCGAACTCTATGGCATTCCATATTGG GGTTTTGTAATGTGGCTGGATTTCGTGACCTACTTGAATCACCATGGTCATGAAGATAAGCTTCCGCGGTATCGTGGAAAG GAATGGAATTATCTGAGAGGAGGGCTGACGACTCTTGACCGCGACTATGGATGGATTAGTAACATCCACCACGATATTGGAACCCATGTTATACACCACCTCATTCCCCAGATCCCACACTACCACTTGACAGAAGCG ACTGAGGCAGCGAAGCCTGTGCTTGGGAAGTATTACCGGGAGCCCAAGAAATCGGGACCTCTACCATTCCACTTGATTGGAGACTTAATTCGGAGCCTGAATCAAGACCACTATGTCAGTGATGATGGGGATGTTGTATACTACCAGACTGACCCCAAGCTTAGTGGCTCTTCTAAATCAAAGTGA
- the LOC127790410 gene encoding protein trichome birefringence-like 3 isoform X1, which produces MGTIKPPIWRLRLPLSIVTILISTLAFVALLTTERISSAAIFKFKSCSRRDHTVRKSIQPTRDENSPEDDVVSSHVDDRFEFDPNECSVTHGKWVFNSSFKPLYSDRTCPYVDRQFSCVRNGRPDSDYRRWEWQPDDCILPRFNAKVALEKIRGKRLMFVGDSLQRNQWESFVCLVESIIPQDQQSMKRGRSHSVFKAKGYNATIEFYWAPFLIESNSDKNIIVDPKKRLLKVDSVSKHAKYWAGVDILAFNSYVWWLSSTTVRALWGSFPNGEDGWEELDTLVGYRIGLKTWANWIDSNVDPNKTRVFFTTMSPTHARSADWDHEDGIKCFNETKPVMKKGQWGTGSNKPMMGVVADVAGKMKVPVIFINITQLSEYRIDGHASIYNELAGELLTEEQKADPFNYADCIHWCLPGVPDTWNQILLAYL; this is translated from the exons ATGGGCACAATTAAGCCTCCTATTTGGAGGCTAAGGCTACCCCTTTCCATTGTCACCATTCTAATCTCCACTTTGGCCTTCGTTGCTCTCTTGACCACTGAAAGAATAAGCTCCGCCGCcattttcaagttcaaatccTGCTCCAGAAGAGACCACACTGTTCGCAAATCCATCCAGCCCACTAGAG ATGAGAACAGCCCGGAAGATGACGTGGTTAGCTCGCACGTGGACGACAGGTTCGAGTTTGACCCAAACGAATGCAGCGTCACTCATGGGAAGTGGGTTTTTAACAGCTCCTTCAAGCCCTTGTACTCCGACCGGACTTGTCCCTACGTCGACCGGCAATTCTCTTGTGTGAGGAATGGACGGCCGGATTCAGATTACCGTCGCTGGGAGTGGCAGCCGGACGACTGCATCTTGCCCAG GTTTAATGCTAAAGTTGCGCTTGAGAAAATAAGGGGAAAGAGACTGATGTTTGTGGGCGATTCCTTGCAAAGGAATCAATGGGAATCGTTCGTTTGTTTGGTTGAATCCATTATACCTCAAGACCAGCAGTCCATGAAACGAGGCCGCTCGCATTCAGTCTTCAAAGCAAAG GGATACAATGCAACGATTGAATTCTACTGGGCTCCATTTCTAATCGAGTCGAATTCAGATAAGAATATAATAGTAGATCCAAAGAAAAGGTTACTAAAAGTGGACTCAGTATCCAAGCATGCCAAGTACTGGGCAGGAGTGGATATCTTGGCTTTCAATTCTTACGTTTGGTGGCTAAGTAGCACCACGGTGAGGGCACT ATGGGGTTCGTTTCCGAATGGTGAAGACGGATGGGAAGAGCTGGATACACTGGTAGGCTACAGGATTGGATTGAAGACATGGGCCAACTGGATTGACTCCAATGTTGATCCCAACAAAACCCGTGTGTTCTTCACTACCATGTCCCCTACTCACgccag AAGTGCAGATTGGGACCACGAGGATGGGATCAAATGCTTTAACGAGACGAAACCAGTGATGAAAAAGGGGCAGTGGGGAACGGGCTCGAACAAGCCGATGATGGGCGTGGTGGCCGACGTGGCGGGGAAGATGAAAGTTCCCGTCATTTTCATTAACATAACCCAGCTATCAGAGTACCGCATCGATGGCCACGCATCCATTTACAACGAGCTGGCAGGCGAGCTGCTGACGGAAGAGCAGAAAGCCGATCCCTTCAACTATGCGGATTGCATCCACTGGTGTTTGCCTGGAGTTCCCGATACATGGAACCAAATACTTCTCGCATACTTGTAG
- the LOC127790410 gene encoding protein trichome birefringence-like 3 isoform X2 yields the protein MGTIKPPIWRLRLPLSIVTILISTLAFVALLTTERISSAAIFKFKSCSRRDHTVRKSIQPTRDENSPEDDVVSSHVDDRFEFDPNECSVTHGKWVFNSSFKPLYSDRTCPYVDRQFSCVRNGRPDSDYRRWEWQPDDCILPRFNAKVALEKIRGKRLMFVGDSLQRNQWESFVCLVESIIPQDQQSMKRGRSHSVFKAKGYNATIEFYWAPFLIESNSDKNIIVDPKKRLLKVDSVSKHAKYWAGVDILAFNSYVWWLSSTTVRALWGSFPNGEDGWEELDTLVGYRIGLKTWANWIDSNVDPNKTRVFFTTMSPTHARLGPRGWDQML from the exons ATGGGCACAATTAAGCCTCCTATTTGGAGGCTAAGGCTACCCCTTTCCATTGTCACCATTCTAATCTCCACTTTGGCCTTCGTTGCTCTCTTGACCACTGAAAGAATAAGCTCCGCCGCcattttcaagttcaaatccTGCTCCAGAAGAGACCACACTGTTCGCAAATCCATCCAGCCCACTAGAG ATGAGAACAGCCCGGAAGATGACGTGGTTAGCTCGCACGTGGACGACAGGTTCGAGTTTGACCCAAACGAATGCAGCGTCACTCATGGGAAGTGGGTTTTTAACAGCTCCTTCAAGCCCTTGTACTCCGACCGGACTTGTCCCTACGTCGACCGGCAATTCTCTTGTGTGAGGAATGGACGGCCGGATTCAGATTACCGTCGCTGGGAGTGGCAGCCGGACGACTGCATCTTGCCCAG GTTTAATGCTAAAGTTGCGCTTGAGAAAATAAGGGGAAAGAGACTGATGTTTGTGGGCGATTCCTTGCAAAGGAATCAATGGGAATCGTTCGTTTGTTTGGTTGAATCCATTATACCTCAAGACCAGCAGTCCATGAAACGAGGCCGCTCGCATTCAGTCTTCAAAGCAAAG GGATACAATGCAACGATTGAATTCTACTGGGCTCCATTTCTAATCGAGTCGAATTCAGATAAGAATATAATAGTAGATCCAAAGAAAAGGTTACTAAAAGTGGACTCAGTATCCAAGCATGCCAAGTACTGGGCAGGAGTGGATATCTTGGCTTTCAATTCTTACGTTTGGTGGCTAAGTAGCACCACGGTGAGGGCACT ATGGGGTTCGTTTCCGAATGGTGAAGACGGATGGGAAGAGCTGGATACACTGGTAGGCTACAGGATTGGATTGAAGACATGGGCCAACTGGATTGACTCCAATGTTGATCCCAACAAAACCCGTGTGTTCTTCACTACCATGTCCCCTACTCACgccag ATTGGGACCACGAGGATGGGATCAAATGCTTTAA